Proteins encoded together in one Kutzneria kofuensis window:
- a CDS encoding glutamate ABC transporter substrate-binding protein — translation MRLRGSLRATAALAALALLAACGTSGPADTLTAAAGQGKLTIGIRFDQPGIGEKTLNGQFQGFDVDVAKYIAGELGVDANNITWKEAEPADREKLLTTGKVDMVVAAYTINDKRKKLVDFAGPYFTVGQDLLVRLSDTTITGPQSLNGKKLCSVAGSTSAQQVKDKFAQNTTLVEYSRYSDCVTALLANLVDAVTTDDVILAGYAAQNPELLRVVGKPFTKDSYGIGLRKGDAGGREKVDAALQKMISTGAWRSALQANVGSSGYQMPSPPAITER, via the coding sequence ATGCGCTTGCGGGGATCACTACGAGCGACCGCCGCACTCGCCGCACTGGCTCTGCTCGCCGCATGCGGGACGAGCGGACCCGCCGACACGCTGACCGCGGCCGCGGGCCAGGGCAAGCTCACCATCGGCATCCGGTTCGACCAGCCGGGCATCGGCGAGAAGACGCTGAACGGCCAGTTCCAGGGCTTCGACGTGGACGTGGCGAAGTACATCGCAGGCGAGTTGGGCGTCGACGCGAACAACATCACCTGGAAGGAAGCCGAGCCGGCCGACCGTGAGAAGTTGCTCACCACCGGCAAGGTCGACATGGTCGTGGCCGCCTACACCATCAACGACAAGCGCAAGAAGCTCGTCGACTTCGCCGGGCCGTACTTCACCGTCGGCCAGGACCTGTTGGTACGCCTGAGCGACACCACGATCACCGGCCCGCAGTCACTGAACGGCAAGAAGCTCTGCTCGGTGGCGGGCTCCACGTCGGCGCAGCAGGTGAAGGACAAGTTCGCGCAGAACACCACCCTGGTGGAGTACAGCCGCTACTCCGACTGCGTCACCGCGCTGCTCGCCAATCTCGTCGACGCGGTCACCACCGACGACGTGATCCTCGCCGGCTACGCGGCGCAGAACCCGGAGCTGCTCAGGGTTGTCGGCAAGCCGTTCACCAAGGACTCGTACGGCATCGGCCTGCGCAAGGGCGACGCCGGCGGCCGGGAGAAGGTGGACGCCGCACTGCAGAAGATGATCTCCACCGGGGCCTGGCGGTCGGCGCTGCAGGCCAATGTGGGCAGTTCCGGCTACCAGATGCCGTCGCCGCCTGCCATCACGGAGCGCTGA